The Clavelina lepadiformis chromosome 3, kaClaLepa1.1, whole genome shotgun sequence region CAACAGCAGGAAGGCTTCCAATAAAGATAAACACAAGTTCAAGTTAATCTGTCCGAAAAGCTTCATCATGTTCAAGTCTGCAGTTTTCATATCATCCTAAATTGTataatattttcacaaaatctACAATTTACAACAGGAAAATCAAGAGCTTGAATGGGCCGTTCAAATTCATGTACAAATGCACAGCAGCATATTAGATGAGTAAATGGCATAGACTTTGAAGTTGAAGAAAAGCAACGTGCTAGattaaaaacacaacaattttaaaaagcgTTTTAATAATCATTTTTATCGAAACACATTTACGACTTAGCACAGCAACTATCAAAATACTGAATtggtaaaaattgtaaaaattattgcaCCTCACCGAAATTCACCACGGAAGTTGCATAATCACTATAAACATAAAGCAACCATATTAATTTATACCATTATCTGGCAAATCTAGGTCGAAATCACAGTTAGCACAATgtctaataataatttaagcCATGTAGATGATGTAATGCCTGTGATATCAACGCACATAATAGCAGAAGCTTGATATAATACTTTTGGCCGCTGCAACCGCCATAGACCTGGCTGACTACAACTCTCTTTTTTGACGTCATATGTGTTAGACATCAAACTATCAACAATTGTTTCACAATTCAaatagaacaaaaaacaacacttTGTCTGTCTACTAACACACAACCTTGGGTATGAGAACAATAGAGATGGCCTACCATGTTTGCTTGATCACAATATATGCACGAACAAGCACGTTGAAACAAAAAGCATAGAAGTGTCGATGTTAAATAAGGTGCATTGTATGCAATGACTATATTAAACTGTGAGGAATGCTTACAAAATAAGTAATATAAACATGCAGTATGGaactttaattttacaaattaaccatgctttcagcaaatttttaaTGCTACTGACTATTGGATTATATAGATATACATTTGGCAATTATAATTCCGAGCATATCTGTTCGATAGCCTACGACTTTAAATTTTCTGGCCCAAAGGAGTGAGGAAGCAGCTCAGCAAGTGTGTGAGTCTCATAGCTTCCATCCCGCTTGGCACAATAAACTTTCAAGTCCTTtgaaaactaaaaaacttgaaagtaAACATCTgtatatttctaaaaaatgatgattttgATGAGTTTTTATGATGATTTCGGTAAAACATGCACCAAGAAAAGCATAGTAGAGGTTAGACATGATCCTTAATATAAAAACACAACAGCCCAGCAactataacaaaataaaactagtTACAAGGGTATTGCTTGTTGTTTAGGAAGAGAcgaaataatgtttttttaatgcTTTACCTCTCTCATAGTTTGCCTGCAAATTCCACATGGAGTGACCACATCTTCTGCATCgctaaaaatattaaaattaaacagcttacaaacaaaattgctTTAGAGCATTAGTTCTTATACTGGGGTAATTACTGAAGGGAAACAAAACACTTGCTTAAAGtaacgttttgaaaaaattcagtAAACTGACAAGAAAGTAGACTAGATATAAATAAGAGAAGAAACTAGACAAGATATACCAGTCAGCAGAAAGATAAGTCTTATTCATAGAATATGAACTATTGTAcctaaaattttcaaatttttcgaTCTCTGGAAAAATTCTCATTACACAACCACAGATCTGAGCTCGAACTTAGTTTGTTCTCAGAAGTGTCtaaactgttttgtttttcttcattgATTACACTACTTGTTGGTATAGTAATTTTATGCTATAGTAACTGATATTACATCAATAACATTGATCTGAGTGTTAGCGAAAAGAAACATCACAGCTATTTTAATTTCTGTCGGTGTAAAATTGGCAAAATAACAGCGTGTGAGACTTCTTTGCGTACACCAACATTAAAGTGACTGCTTTTGTGTGTCATTTAGGGGCCTGTGTACCTCAGCTTCGCTTTGGTATTGTATGATAATGTTTAACCTCggactgagaaaagtctttgcacgacttaaacctgCCGATGATTCGTCATCACTCAAGCCCCAGTTACTGAGTTAAACTTTGTGaaagttccgattgtcacacattgtttattttgtttttcatatgtagtattgcctgaatttagaactgtccattGAACAGAAGTAATGCCTTGCCAAAGGGCATTAAAATGGTATAGCGCctctgggtatcgaacacatAACACGAGTCACATTTCTTGTGAGGCAAGCGTTCAAACAACTAGGTTACTGAGCCGATATAGGCTTTCAAAGCTCTTTATTAAatcatgttttgtttgaagACAAAATACAGTGTTTACACTAACAACATAAatatatgtacagtatatatttttgtgttacAAGTATTAGAATGATGACATACTTATGCATCTTTAAGGCAGCCAATACAGTGTTATATAAATTATACTTTTCAAAGTGCATCACATAACCGTCAAACAACATAATTCCTTACCTAATGACAGCAATAGCTACGAATTTCTGATGACCTTCAGATACAGCCTTGGTTATTGCAGTTCGCTCAGCACAGATACCACAAGGATAACTTGCATTTTCAACATTACACCCAGTGAAGATTTCCCCACTCTCAGTTAGCAAAGCTGCGCCAACATGAAATTTACTGTATGGGcagtgagcttttgctctcACTTCCATTGCTTTCTGCATCAGTTGTTCAGGTGTAACATTTGGCATTTTTTATTGGTTCTCAATTTAAAGCTTTACTCAGGAAGAGTTAAAAATCTATTCAGagacaaaataattaaactGCATTATTGAACTGTTGAACTGTCATGTGGACAGTTCTTTAAAAACACACAATTGTTGCTGAGCAGCTTGGTTTGGTGAGAAACCAAAAGAAATGGGCCGATGCAAACCCATGATACATTCAGGGAATATCACCTGAGCCGTGGAAGatattaattaatattaactgtattaatgaaaatttaccCCTAGCTGGTGAAAGTGACAGCCATGACTCCATTACTCCACTTACAACCAATAGCTccgaaaaagaaaattatctAAGCATTGATGAAGATATATACAATGACGctaatatatacaaaaaatggTGTAGTGTTGTACATTTTAATGTTAGAAgtctaaacaaaaatttagacAAACTTCATGAATTCTAAACTTCATCAAAAAACCCACAAAACTTAATGTGTATCTGAAACTATATTAAAAACAGAACCTAGtaatgtaaaattaaaagacTATTTCTTAACCCGTAAGGACTCAAATTCTAATGTCGGTGGAGTAGCCATGGAGTAGgattattatatatacataaaagtCTGAACTATCAATTACGAGGTGACCTGCAGTTTGAAATCTTAGGATGTGAAAAcctatttattgaaattaaatttaataaaaaaatgttatcaTAGGAGTGGTATATAGACACCCCCAGCATAACCATGAAGAATTTGATGATAAGTTCTTTATCACTGATTTAATTAACATCTGTTAAAATTTACACGATGACAACAAGACGTTAGTCAGTGCAGAAGGATTTctaaacaaattacaaaactgttttaaaccATGCTTCCCTTACAAAACAGTCAGTGGAAGACATGCGAAGTTACTACAAAAACCATTGATTACTTGCTAAGGGCATaattatttcaatcaaacacaaaaataaactgtaTCATAAatagacaaaaacaaaaaaccagCTTCGCTTTAatacatataaaaaatatcaaaataggTTGACCAAACTTAAAGAACTACCCAAGACCAAGTGTTATAAAAACCAATTTACGAAAGCTCACAACGATACAAGCAAAACTTGGAAAATCATTTACGAATGATTGAACAAACGAAGTCAAACAAATATGATATATTACCAAATTCAATTGAAATAAACGGTGAGACAACTACTGACCCAATTGAATATTCAAACTTGCTAAATGAACATTCTGTAAGCATTGGCCACAAAACAGTTTATGAATTTGACCCATTACTGTACTCATTTGTTAAAAAGTGTGTTGTTTATTCGAAAAAATTGGAATTTATGAAACAGATAAGTGGGAAATTGAGTATCAAATAAGTCAACTAAAAAGCAATAAGTCGCTAAGATATGATGTTATACCAGCTAAGATACTAAAAGATAGCAAGTATCTAATCTCTGAACAACTAGCACATACTTTTAACCAAGCCATAAACACTGGTAGCTACCCGCCAGAACTTAAAATAGCCAAAGTGATCCCTGTGTACAAAAATGATCCCAATAACTATCGACCAATTAGTCGTTTAAGCCAATCAAATAaagtaattgaaaaaattctATGCAGTAGACTTAAATACTTTCttaatattaacaaaattctACATCATAACCAACTTGGATTTAGAAAGTTTCATTCCACTGTATCAGCGGTAACAAATATCAATGAATATGCAAACcaacaaacagaaaataataaatatatatatgtgtataTTGTTTCTTGACCTTAAGAAAGCTTTTGATACTGTATCTCATAGGCAATTACAGTCGACTctgcttaattcggacactttggttccgctcacttttggccgaattaagcggagaaacggctttgtccgaattaagcggaaaatcaattgttcgtttcatggtcatgcataaaggcaaaaaatgcatttgaaatattgtactgttgcgtaataaatgaattgcagctgcgctatactgcagtaaatggcactgatcgcataaaacgtcttcgtttacttgtTTACTcgtttagtgagcaatttcactttttgtgctaaacttttctgtacaattttgtcctacaagatggacgcaattgtaccgaagtaaaagcgactatgaagctggcacggccttatatgagttcattgtcgattgttactgcatgcatcgtcattgtttcaccataatcactcataatgcaattgaatcttgtcttaaaacgaacgaagtactgtttattgtatcataagttcataacctaacgatggaattgcgaacctgtgtccgaattaagcggagaattgtccgaattaacaggagttttttacgttcaatttttacttttgttccgttcccgagcattttggccgaataaagcggttgtccgggttatccggtgtccgaattaagcgcaTTCGACTGTActtatgaaattaaattgttatggCATTTGTGACAAAgctaacaaattgataaaatcatATTTGACATGTAAACAACAATATGTCGAGTGTGGTGATTATTTATCAGAGTAAAGGCAAATCTCAATACGTGTGCCACAATGGTCAGTATTAGGGGCACTGGTTTTTCTGCTGTATACAAATGATCTTCCCAACAGCACTTCCCTTGGAACAAGACTATTTGCTGATCATACAGTATTATACAATTTGTATTCAAATATTGCAGAACTTGAAAAACAAAGGACAATCGAACTTGATAAAGTAAATCATTGGTTAAAAACTAACAAGCtttctttaaattataaaCTAACCAACTAacgtaaaactttttgcatgatAAAAGCACCCAAAATCTGCAAATGGCAAAAGAAAATAGAAACGGCTATTAAAATTAAGTATCTAGGCATAATACTAGACGAACAATTTAAATGGAATTATCATGCTGAAGATCTTTGCATAAAACTGTCAAGAATCTGTGGtgtcttgtacaaaatttgACAATTCAACAATAAAAAGGTTCTCATGATGTTATACTATTGTCTAGTATACAGTGCTTCACAATATGGTGTATTGGCTTGGGGATCTACATCAAATACTGTTTTCAAACCattaaatataattcacaataaaataaaaagactAATTACCGATAGTAACAAATATACCAAACTAACTACACTTAAAAGAGCAAATGATATTCTAAATATATCTCAAATCTATCAATTACAGACAGGCAAATTCATGTATAATTATTACACAAATCTTCTTCCCCAAATATTTATGACTATTTCAGCGAAATCCAAACAGTACACAAATATAACACTAGATCAACACAGAACAACTTATTCTTGCCCCGAACCAAAACAGTAAAAGGTAAAAAACCTTTCGAGGacctaaattttgcaataaactacaaaacaacataaaaaaaaattaagtcttATAAACATTTCTCATATCAATTGAGAAGTGGACTTGCATAAGGGAAGTGCTGTTCGGATAATTGTAAATAGGGTGATCGATGTATggttgtttatttcttttgcatcatattgttattgatttggttaaaagaaaaatgttctGCTGTTGGTTCTGTGTTGTGTctctgtttttttgttttgtagtgttgttttaattaattgagTTTCAGTAATTTTCTATCtgttttaattgcttttctttgcaATAGAATCTGGGGCAGATGACTGTTAGGTCTTTTCTCTGCCCCACACCAATCAattatgttattattatgttaaaatccttttgttttttaaatggtGAAATAAACTCTCTATCTCTCTTAGtacacctgatgaagcaagcttatgctcgcgaaagcttgtgtagagaaagtaaaaataaaagttaaccctagaGCGCCATCCTATAGTGCTATattctgcttttttatttaactatATACAAGTTTATACCGTATAGCACTTCTTCCCAGAATTATCCATTAGCCTAATAAACTGGGGCTTTACTTATAGTGACATAGTGGTGGCCTTAGGTTTGGGGGGGAGGGCGAGGTATGGCGCGACTTAAGCTTTGTGGGCCTCAAAAGTCAAAATTACAGAAGAAGCAGCAATCTATCCTAGGGGGATCTGGGACATGTTCCCCAGGTAAATTTGGAATTTACATGGCAGCATGCTGGCTTGAAGAGCatggccgttttcagcaagatcttgggtgcGATAAACAATCAAAAACGACAAGAGCGGTGTGCAAAAGTGCTCTGATGGAATGGAGGTGCGCAATTACACGGCACAGTACTGCAAAACAACAAGAACACCTGTTCTAATGATTACGACTTTGCCCCTCTGTTCCTAAATTAATAATCTGAGGCGGCATGCCGTCACCAATAGCAGGGTGCGCTACCGATCAGCAACATGTTACGATGGCAACCATTGCAGGGTGCTACTcaaaaacagcaggctgcaattgatgacgtcaccatgAAATTTTAGTTACTCTCTTAATTTTTATATCATCACTTAAAAACATACTTAATTGTTTGATGAAACTTTAAGTCGTAAAGTGATGATAAGTGTTTACATTGTAACGCAGATAATGTAGGTATTCTTCTCGCAatgaaactttgttttaatgCTTTGAGAAGGAGTTTTATCCATTTTCAAATGTCATTACCAAACCTTAGCATAAaccagacgtgggcaaactgcggctcgcgagccgcatgcggctctccggcatgttttttgtggctcttctagtcgaatcgtaaaatttcaaaaaaattgtaaaggctaccaagagtaccgtttatgaacgtttctctctttttcttttccttatttaggccagcattgatgacaagttgttaattatccaaatttaatgatatttttcgattgaggaatgcagatatggaacaattaaacgacataaactatttatgacgtcataatttcttatgacttggctcgtcagtaaaaatttaacaaccaaagtgGCTCTCGtgttcaaaaaggttgcccacccctggcaTAAACTGTAGGCTACGGACTTATAATCTGACAAGGAAAGTTTAGAATGAGAAACCATAGTCTATACATATTCTAGACTACAGATAATATGTATAAACTATGGGGAAACAGAGCTAGGTGAATCTTTTGTAGAAGCAACATCAGTTAAACTTCAAGCATGTATTAAGGAAAGCGCAAATGTATCGGTATCATAAAAGTAAAGATATAGGCTACAAATTGTAGCCTACAATGTAGGGAAAATTAAACGAAAACTTTTGTTCTGCTGCGTTAGGAGATGTATCCAGGTTTGCAATTTGGTACGGGAAAAAGGTGTTCAGTGTGAAGGATAGCCAGTATTACTTTTCAGTGTGGGAATTACCCTAACAAATAACGTGTAAAAACTTCCAGGTCGTAGTCACATTGCATGTTtagtttcaaactttttgttacttttcttGCCACAAAACAGATTTACTTCTTTTCACGTAGCTTATGATAGTGGTTCTTAACCCCAAATTTGCAGGTGCTTCAAATGGCCGAGCAATTGTATTATTTAATCACGTTCAATGCACAATAACAACAAGCTAAGAACAggatttctttgttttatctttaatGTAAGGGTATTCTAAATACAACCGCACAAGCAGTCACTTTTACACCAATGCAGAACATGACATACCTTATACATAAATGCGAAACACGACTAAAATCTGTTTAAAACAGACAATATTATATAGTTAATAGTGATCATTTGGTCTACACCGCGGAAAACTTATTTCCTGGAAAAAGTACGTTTAAAAGTGATGTCTCCGACAGATAATATCTGcgaaagaaaaaagaagagttTATTGAATTACTTGCGTGACCtacaaactttttcattaaatattattaGAGTTTATGCTTACAGTTACACAACAATTTTGTAGCATTCACTCACAGTTAACTTGcatgttatttatttgcaaataaactaACACCtactaaaatttttaaaaccgTGGTGGTCAGTATAAAACGTTGTTATCGTTACactaaaaatttaacttcTGCTAATGAAGCTTTCTCACGTCATAAAGGATATCTCCGTTAAGCTCCCTGCAAGCTTTTATTTTAGCTCCGCCGACGTCATATTCGCCTTGCATTGATCCATTCTCCATGACTACAACAGTCTGGAAATGTTTGTCGTTTTCATTATCAATTATTAAAGCACTTTAACGTACGTGATATTCTACACTGTGATAAATATTGCGGAAAGTCTTGGGAAAATGAATATCAGCATACGACAAAACCAGAGTCATAAATGTATTATATAATCGTTCCAAATTTGATATAAACTTTTGGCAACTACTCCTTAATATCTATATTTATCAACATGAAAGACTTTAATTTGTCTAGATTCGCTAATAAAAGCCATTAGTGAAATGTAGGCTATGTTTTACCTATTCTAAAAGACCAAATAGGCCTAGAAAATCTATTGATATGGCCAAAATTCCAAGAATGAATATTTTATACCTGCATTTGTTTTCTTCCAGGGCCAGTAATTGTGGCTGGCAGCCCTATTTCGAATTTGTCTGTCCACGACTGCGGCCCAGTTATTGTCTCCACGCTGAATTTATTACCGTTTTGTTGGATTACCAAACTAACTGGGGCGTTTTTACCAGCGGCAATATACTGTTCCGGAACACCTATAAACAAAAGCTTTTATCATTGTATCACAAGCTACAACCTCATTGTTTTAACTTGTTATATTTAAGCCATACATTAAGTTAGGAATATAAGCTTAGTTTGAATTATATGTCAGCCTCCTTAGTCTATAACCACAAATTTGTTCTTCAAGCCTACAACTAAGTACAAAAGTTTCATCAGTACCCATGAGCTTCATAAATTCTTCGTAACCTTCCTGCCCGATCAACGTCCATGTTCCAGCAAAACTCATGTTCACGTAAAGAAAATGCTCAGTGGCCTATATCTAAAAATTAAGAAGGCTTTTACAACCTCTActcttgaaatttaaattgttaagCAATGGTTACGAAAAGCAAAACTTTGGTTTTCGAATGCAAAACTTTGGTTCTCGAATGCAAAACAAACGACCAAGACGCTTACTAAAGCTCTGCTTACTAAAACGTCTTGCAGTTGCGTTGCTAGAATTAAATATGGACTTCCTTCACGAGACCCTATAGCCTGGCAAAAGTTCATCCCGTACAAGCAAAAAGCAATACGCCAAGAAGTTGTCAAGCACATTATCTTACTTCCCGAAATATCTCAAATTCAGTGCGCACTTCCTCAATTAGTTGCCTTGACCTATCGTTGGGAAAGagatttgtatttatttctaaTTTCCTTCATTTAATACTTTTACATTTAGCCAGATTACGTATTTAATACATATTTATTAAACTTGTTTCAGTGTGTATTAAGTTATTGGATTATTGCATCCTAATCGAatatcttaatacgcagataGATTACATGTTTGTCGATCTTGAAAAGTAATTGTTGATTATACAAGGtaatttatataataatataattttttgctaaTTCATTATATCTGTACTGACAGCTGTCagttttataccaaatacGTTTAGCCAGGCACTCAATTTCATTCAATTACAACAGTTACTTGCTACCCGACCACTAGCCTATACTTACGTTTTATTTTTGAGTTCTCGATAGGCTACTGGTCAGTGGGCACGCAAGACAGTATGTTATCAGAAAATTCGTACTAATACTAATTTGTACtatactaataataataatactaaTTTTGCAGGATTGATTAATTAAAACTATCCACAATTTTACCTATGTCGACTATTACACAATTgttgagtcatttttatatgCATAAACTTGTTTAAATGCTAACACGACAACCTTACTCTATTTATAAATGAATCCAAGGAACACATCTCAATGGGTTAAACAACAGGTGGCCGAATATTTAGCTGgtattgttttgcaaaatgctgAAGAGTTTCAAAAAATTCTCCGAAATTAATactgtataaaaacatttcttctATAATTAAGGCAAAtaactttgcatttgtttctTTGGCTTGCCTAAACCGCCTCTTGACAACAATGCTTTGTTAGGGCCCATGCATATTGTTATGTACTGCATTTTGTAAGGTTATGTTAACCTAACTATCACCTACAGTAGGCTAATGGCGCTGTCGACGAAGCACGAACATACAGTCCACACTTGAAATTCTTCAAAACGACAAATACTTTCATTTCTTTATCCGAGCGTGAGCGTATAGTTGGTGACGTCCTACAATAATTCAACTGAAAATAACGACGAAGAAAACGGCAAATTATGAGCGCGAGAAAAACCTTCACCTCAAGATCGATagcaatcaaattttaaagtatcGGTGAGCGTCTGCATACCTAAACAGCAGCTGATATTGGACATAAAGCATCAAAAACCAGTtaagtttcaattttattgcGCGGTTTCAGTTAAAACCGTTGAAAAATCCCTGGCGCAAGcacgtttttgaaaaattgtctGAATCACCGTTAATCTTTGCTCGTCGAATCTGTTAAAGCGAAACGAACGACGACGACAAGAGAACGACAGACAGCTTGAGCTAATAAACAATGCTTTTAATTCAATCTGCGACGTGCTTACCCTAATTGATTGCAGCTTAGGATCGTGTAACAAATCTGTCTTCAGTATGACGGACCAATCCAGCAACTGTTCAACAAGACGTGTTGTTGACTAATGTGCAGTCCCACAGCGTACAAACCGCAAATCTGAAAACGCtcttaaaaattacagaaaTAACTACACCTCGTTCCAGATGGGGAAATGAAAGAATGTGAGTGACCGTTTACCACAATACCTTTATGCTTGAGTGACTTTTGGATGGTGCAATAACTACTAGAATGTCATGACCCTACTGTTAAGTAAACTGTATTGGAATGACCGGGAACGTACGGCGCTATATATCGAAAGTATGTTATACTTAAGCTTAGGCCTATAGCCTTAGCCTTTGTGGTATCACTTCTAATGTTTTCCTGTCTGCCCTATGTCAATATTGGACCTCCGAAACACCGTCACAATCCGACAGCCAAGGGCGCGACTTGATCTCGAAAGAAAACTCACTTTTTCCTTGCTTACTTGCTCCGACGATAGACAGTAATTGCTATCTGAGCATGTGATGTGCGTGCCACGCCCAATTAGTGCGCAAAATCTCAGATTAATAGATGAAGACAAAATACATGTGttcaattttaagttttattcacattttatgtatttattcaaattttattttattgtactgcatattattttagaaataccCTACTGctgtattttgttgttataattgataaataattcGTTATAGTAAAGTGCAGAATCCTTTTGGAAGATTTTACTTGATCAAAATTATAGGCCTACAGGCTACAGTTGCACGGACAATTTCATTCTGATGAATCTCATATTGCACTGAAGATAAGCGCAAAgtggttttaaaataaactgccCATATCTTTGAAGGAAATAGATATACTTAATAAACGGAATGGTCTTTTGGATTACCTCAGTGGGGCAAACTTGCTTGTCATCACGTAATTTGTTGCCTTGTTTGCGTTACCAGATACCAGTAGGCTTATATGAAAATTAAATATGGGATGTGGAAATATTTGGGAAATCGATAGAACCGGAGCTTTTGACTTTAACTTCTGTGTGTAGCTGAACCGAGCCCGATCTGATTACGTCATATTCAAAGAccaagaaatttaaatttgcaaaatgctTTTGCCGTTACGCGGTAATCTATCTCCTCGGTATGTATGTCGGCTGCATTTAAATGGATGTATGAAATGAAAGCATTTGTCAGACACAAATTGTAAGATCGATCTTTAAGGAACAGCATaaacaaatacagtatatcaCATATACTCGCGCAAATAAATCGTATACGttcttaaaacaaagcaaCCGAAAGATTGAGTACTTGAGTGTGGAACGCGCGACACTTTGCGCAC contains the following coding sequences:
- the LOC143449676 gene encoding fatty acid-binding protein 2, liver-like, producing MSFAGTWTLIGQEGYEEFMKLMGVPEQYIAAGKNAPVSLVIQQNGNKFSVETITGPQSWTDKFEIGLPATITGPGRKQMQTVVVMENGSMQGEYDVGGAKIKACRELNGDILYDILSVGDITFKRTFSRK
- the LOC143450200 gene encoding cytidine deaminase-like, with translation MPNVTPEQLMQKAMEVRAKAHCPYSKFHVGAALLTESGEIFTGCNVENASYPCGICAERTAITKAVSEGHQKFVAIAVISDAEDVVTPCGICRQTMREFSKDLKVYCAKRDGSYETHTLAELLPHSFGPENLKS